The window TCTGAAGATGGGCTTAAACTCTTATCTAAAATTGATGGCCAGATAGTAGTTCGGGATAATAAAATCCATATAGAACCTGTTTTTGAGGTAAAAGGAAATGTGGATTATTCCACAGGAAATATTGATTTCCCTGGTTCAGTATTTATTGCTGGTAGTATCCTTGATGGTTTTCGGGTTAAAGGCGGTGGTAATATCGAGGTAGGTGGTTGTATTGAAAAGGCTTATGTGGAAGCTGAAGGAAATATTATTGTTGGTGAAGGAATAATTGGAAAAGATGAAGGTATTGTTAAAACCCCAAAAAATATCTATGCTAATTTCGTAGAACATGGCAATATAGAGGCAGGGGAAGATGTTATTGTTAATGAATCTATACGATACAGTCAGGTGGATGCTAAAAAGAAGGTTATTGTTCAGGGAAGGATAGGTGTAATTTTAGGGGGTAAAATACGCGCCGGAGAAGAAATAAATGTAAAAGTAATCGGTTCTGTTACTGGCACACCCACTATTGTTGAAACAGGTTCATTACCTTTATTAAGAGAAGAGGTAGAAAAGTTAAAGCAGGAATTAATATCTGATGAAGAAAAATTCAAAGGTATAGAACAAGGAATAAAATATTTGTTTGATTTAAAAGAAAAAATGGGTAATAATTTCCCGGAAGATAAAGAAAGATTACTCGTGCAACATATCGAGGCAAAAAATACTTTAAAAGAAAAATTATATACAATGAGTATGGCGTTGCCTTTATTAGAAGCAGAAATACATCAAGCTAAAGAGGGAAAAATCTGTGCCTATAAAATCGTCTATCCGGGTGTAAAAATTTCAATCAGGTCAGTTAGTCTGGAAGTAGAAAATGAATATAGATTTGTTACTTTTACGGCGTTAGGTGGAAATATTAAAGTTGCACCTTATGAAGAACCTAAAGGGATACAAATTGTTAAAGAAGAACTCCCACGAGGAAGAATTATCTTTGAACCAAAACAGGAAAAAGAGCGAGTCCCTAAACCAAAATTACCGGTGATTAAAGAATTAGAAGAACCACCGCCCCAAATAGCCAAACTTAAAATTAGACTTATTTCTGATGCGGTTAATGGTGTTAAACTCCAAAAATTAAAATTAGGAGATAAGGTTTATGCCAAGATTTTAGATAAAAATGAATTAAAAGAGGTGCGAGATTTAATTACACTTAAGTCTGGTGGCGTTGTAGAAGCAACCATAGAAGAATTATTTGCCTTAGACCACGCAAGGTCTAAAATACTTGCAAGATTGGGGCCGGGAGTAACTGGCGAAACAATCGTTGCCAATAAATCAAAGGTAAAGGTACCGAAAAGAAAACTGCGGATATTTAAGTAATAGGACTTCACGAAATGTAACTATTCAGCCACAGATGAACACGGATGAAACACTGAGAATTCGTAATCCGTGTCCGTTTTCCGTGTTCGTAATTAGGCTTAAGGGGTTTTCTCCTGTTGCCCTCTGCCTTCTGCCCTCTGTCCTCTGCTATTTATCCGTGCTAATCCGTGTTAATAAGTGGCTGAATAGTTACTTAAAAATACAAAGTAATCATTTAAAAATAACACTTTCACCAGCCTTTGTCAGACAAAACTGACACTTAGTCCTTCTTTTATCACCGGTCAAAGTCACCTAAGTTATTACAAATTTTAAGGATAACGGGATTATTAGTTAAGTTGGCATAAAATTTGCTTATTTGTAATAGGACGCAGATAAACGCAGATTTTCAGGATTTTAAACTGATTTATATAATATTATCCTTGATAATCTGCGAAAATCTGCGTCCTATTAAAACTTAAAAACGAAAGGAGGTGATAAAGGATGAAGAAGATATTGATGTGTATGGTTGTTTTAGGCTTGTTGGTTGGACAGGTATCACTTTGCCTGGCACTAGACGACGATATAGCATCAGCTGTCGGTGGTTTTGGTGGTGGTCCGCAATTTGGCATCTACTACAAACCAAACCTATCCAAGTTTAATGACTATATCAAAAAAGAACTTGGAGTTGATGGTATTAAGGAGGTAGGATTTCAGGGGGGAACATTTCGCTGGCAACTTAACCCCAACTGGCAAATTGGCTACAATGGCGGCTGGATTTATGGCGAAAAAGAACAGACAGTAAATGGTAAAGCCAAATTTGCTGGTCTTTACGGCGGATACCACGGAGTGCTCGTCTCATACAAAATACCTCAAGAAAAACTACCCAGCAAGAAATGGGATGTAGCCGTTGGCGGTGGATTAGGTTTCTTTGGCGTATATGCTGACCTGGCATCAGTGGATAAAACCACTAAACAACCAGAGAAATATTACTGGATGGATGGTGATACCATTGGCACTCAACTATTTGTTGAAGTAGCATACAAAATTGCTAAGATACTTTCAGTCGGTGGGGATATTAGCTACATCCATGCTAAAATTGATGATTTA of the bacterium genome contains:
- a CDS encoding FapA family protein; the encoded protein is MEQAWDVDGHFKLETRGYDVFLTVYPPIGKGRKVELDDVLSTVSQWEDAAVDIQLISSLITEDNETEGKIGEIQTRPKVNRVLVEVTHDEMKAYLTLNQEVDEREIERELRRNEVFHNVNHELISYLLEKKEFGKPTLIAQATPPVHGEDAKLEYKFNLNNEIQLKEKENGRVDFKELGIINVVNSGQILVIKTPPTLGLPGMTVKGNEIYAKNGLDIPLPLGKNTELSEDGLKLLSKIDGQIVVRDNKIHIEPVFEVKGNVDYSTGNIDFPGSVFIAGSILDGFRVKGGGNIEVGGCIEKAYVEAEGNIIVGEGIIGKDEGIVKTPKNIYANFVEHGNIEAGEDVIVNESIRYSQVDAKKKVIVQGRIGVILGGKIRAGEEINVKVIGSVTGTPTIVETGSLPLLREEVEKLKQELISDEEKFKGIEQGIKYLFDLKEKMGNNFPEDKERLLVQHIEAKNTLKEKLYTMSMALPLLEAEIHQAKEGKICAYKIVYPGVKISIRSVSLEVENEYRFVTFTALGGNIKVAPYEEPKGIQIVKEELPRGRIIFEPKQEKERVPKPKLPVIKELEEPPPQIAKLKIRLISDAVNGVKLQKLKLGDKVYAKILDKNELKEVRDLITLKSGGVVEATIEELFALDHARSKILARLGPGVTGETIVANKSKVKVPKRKLRIFK